The genomic stretch CGGGCATATTTTTATCACATGAAGGAATGGCAATGTTACCGTCATATAGTTGGGCCATGGTCATGGTTTCAAAGGAGTCGGCGATAATTTCTCTCAGCTGTAAAGAGTACTTCATACCTTCAGTACCGTTGGTGATACCGTCCGACACACCAATGGAGTTGAATTGCATGGCTTTTAAGCCGGCCTTGTTGACTGATTCGGAACACCTGTTGTTCAACTCCATCAAGTGCATGTTACATGGGTTACCTGACCACCAAACAGAACCGACACCGATTTGTGCACGATCGAAATCTTCATCACTGAAACCAGTGGCATAAAGCATTGCTTGGGAAGCACCCTGAGATGGGTCGCCTGTGACAATAGACGAGTACTTGTTTAACTTTTTCTCATGCTTGATTGTGGATGTAGCAAATGTCCTAAGACACCCTCTGCAAGATTTGACAAAACTCATTGGTGAAGAGAAGAATGAGTCAGAataagaaatttttcacataatttttttttttttgatgattCCGGTGCGTGGTGTGCGGTTCAGGAGTTTTTATCACCAATCAAAACTTTACGATTTGTCAGGCACAGCGAGGCAAGCAGGACCTATTGTGTTAACGTTGAGTTTGTAGAGCTATAGGTATATCCATATTTAGTATGTGGATGGGTACATGATCTGGGTGGTCTATACAAGGAACCGGATTTCCCTTGGCTGGATCCAGTCAATCCAGGAACACTGTTTATAGTTGTTACCATAGTATCACGTGTTTTCCTATACATAGGTTGTTAAGTTACCGTGTCACGTGACAAAATTGCTTTTCTAGTATTAGTTTTTCTGTTCCCGCAGTACTAAACAAACTAATTGATTGTGCAGTGAAAGTAAGAATAAACATTTTCTTAGTCGGTCGTGTAGTTCCCACATTTTTCGTATTGAAGTATTCCTAGGTTTTATTAATTAGATATTACGACGGATAATATGTGTTGCTCTAACTTTCTATAGATTCGAAGCTAATTATCAgtatataataattgtaaGTAATAAAAGTATGAATAGTTATCCTAAGAGAAGTAGTATATAATagagaataataaaatagtAATGATAAAGGATTCGTCGAACTCTCTGAGTTGAATTCGAAAGGACTGCACATAAAATATTGCAGATCCTGTTTTACAACAGTATCCTCGGTTTTTTTTAGAGCCGTTGATCATCAATTGTCGTTGGCACGACTGTTGTGGGGAATTTTTCACAAGACAGCAGACGAGTATATAAGTAGAGGTCATTGCCagttttctttctttctttgctCTGCACACCATGGCTGAAAAGAGATTATTCAAAGAGTACAACCAGTACCAAAAACACTTACCACAACTCAACAATGACCAAATAGTATCGCTAAGCCCACTTTCACCCGACaagaatattttattatggGAAGCCACCATTGCCAAGCCCACCAGAAAGGATTCTCCATATTACTATGGCGGACAATGGAAGTTGAGTATAAACGTGCCCACGTCGTATCCTATTGATCCGCCCACAATCAAGTTTGTCACCCCTATAGTGCAtccaaatataaatttagGTTCTGGTGAAATATGTTTAGACATTTTAAAGAAAGAGAGTTGGTCGCCAGCATGGAACCTTGAACATCTTGTGGTTGCTATTTTGATGTTGTTAGACCAACCCGAGCCAGACTCGCCGTTGAACATCGATGCAGCAAACTTGTATAGACAAGATAAAGTTGCTTACGAAAGTATAGTTCAGTTTAATATCTGGAAACACAATAATTTCTACAGTGCGTTTGTGCGAGACACAAGTGGGGTTAGAAGTTTATAGGAGAGCtcaaatatatatgtatattcAATGGTTTTCACTAATCAAAACAGTAGGAATAGGAGGGGTGCTGCCTTCGGCGTTGGCATCTGCCGCTTCGCCAAGGTTAAATACTATTGGCTTGTCGGAATGGTGCTTTAAATGATCGTCGATGACTTGTTGAGCAGCAGGCACAGCTTGCAGTGGGATGACAAACGAGTTTAATGAATCCGATGACCCTTTTGTTGACAAGTATGGGCTTTGGTGTTCGTGGATTTTATCCAACTTTTTCTGGATCAAGTCAAACGAGCTTGTTTCCTTCATCTTCATGTCCAATAACTCTTGCTGTTGGTGCAAGAATGCATTTTGCAATTTGAGGTACTCGTGGTGTTGGGtatcaacagcaacaagGTTGGTAGAAGACTGTTCTGGAGTCAAGACCTTTGGTGTGCCTGTTGGTGAGTGAGTAGGGATATCCGACAacatattttcaaatggGTTATCTTCAGATGGCGACTGCTTGGGGGTTCTGATACTTGGGGTGAACATACCCGTCAATGCTGGTGTCAGGGCGTTTCCTAAATCCAATTTGAGACCGGCCTTGCCTTCTGGCACAGTTGAAGCTCTGTAGAGGTGTACTTTCTTTTGGATGAACGAGTACCTTGCGTAATGGTCGCTGCCAAACTTTAACAACTCCGACAAATCCCTGAACCAGTTGTTGTAGTCAGATTCCGTAGCACACTTGAACGTTCTCTTGGACTTGGTGTTGTTTTTTGATAATACGAATTTGTATGACGAGTCGTTCTTGGGGGTGATTGTGTACTCGTTCAAGTTGtatgatttgattggttCGGTGTCGTGGCCGATGAATCCGCCAATCTtatcttttgattttttgcCAGTGACGTTGACATCCTCGTCGAACTTGAACTCGTGGAGGTAGTTACATGACAAGACGTAGTAGCAACGGGTGTAGCTTTTCATGACTTTGGATTTCTTGTACATCATCCCAAAACGTATACACTTGTTTTGGACGGAGTTGTCGTAGGGCAATTGTATTGCCTTGAATGTCCGgttttctctttttggGTTTTCTTCGGTAGACTCGGCGGTGTTGATAAAGCACGGGTTGTGCGAAATGAAGTATTGCCAATCGTGGGTTGACGAGTTGCTGACTTTGGTTTTTAGGAACTGGTGGTACTCGGAGTTGAAGTGGAGTTTTCCAAACTTGTCAATGACCCAGTGCAATTCTTTTAGGATGTAGGTGAACAAGTCGCGGGCAATACCTTGCAAGTTTAGGTACGATGCAAACATGTAGTTTTCCATAATCAACTGGTTTTTCAACCTATAGTCGACCTGCAACTTTACCAAGAGCGGGTCGTCCAAAGCAGCGAGTTCTTCTTCGTCGTCAACATACTTTTTGGTGACTGGGACTTCTCCACAGTAAAGTTCAACGGCAGAGGTGTACCTCCGCAATGCCTGTCCGGTTTTGGAAATCTCCTTTAACAAATCCTTATTAGCGAATGAGTCGTTCTTTAATGAAGTTTTGATTTCCTTGATCTTATGTGACAACTGCTTCAATAACATTTCTAGTCTGGGAATGAGCTTTGAGTTTAGTTCTTTGGTGAGCTTAAAACTGTTGTTGAACAATGTGTGGTGGGAACTGAGAAGCAATGACGGGAAGTTTGTATAGATTGAGTCGTCCGGGAAGAATGATGCTGGGATTTTGACGTCGTTGGTCGGTTCAGCTTTGGGGGCTGGCGGCAATACGAATCCCGATGGTTGTGTTGGTGGCGGTGTTGGTGGTCCGCTTTGCAGCTTGATAGATGTTAATGAGCTGTTACGTTTATGCAATGGGTTAGACTTTAAAAATGGGTTGTTACCGCCATTGGATTTTTGTTTGAACAATCCAGGACGTTTTTCGGAGGTTGTCGTGGCAATACTGGTGTTTGATAAagtttttttcaattcgtTGGTTGGCGTGCCGTTTTTAGGGGATACCACACCGGCGTTGTTGCTGGCACTTATTTCTTGTAAGATCTTGTTTGGCAAATCTTTAAATCCAGGGAACTGGACGGCATTGATGAGTTGGTAGTTTAGGTTTGCTTCCAATTCCTTGACAAGAGCGATCTCCTTAAAGTAGTATAAGATTGCTTTGATAAAGTACTTCCAGTActtgaagaaatcaataagATGGTCGATGGGTTTGGATTCGTAGAAGGGGAGGTTACAGAAGAAGGGGGATTTGGGGTCACTAGACGGTAAGACCGACTGTTTTTCGAAATGGAAAGGTGGTGGACTCGACATGGTTTaccattgaagaaaaaaaaaaaaaaggaaggAATGGTGGATAGAGTTCCGTCAAGATCAATTTATAGACAAcaagctttttttttctcaaaTTCGCGCACTAAATAGGAGATGATTTTGTGTAGGGAGAtcaaacattttttttttttgcttagAATTATGAGCCGCCAAGCCCAGATTTTGCTACACAAAGGTACTGAAAATTCTCAATTGCTACGAACGTGCCACATCAGCAGGTTAGGTCCGACGCCCGCCTGGCTGTCATCCCTTTCACAAGACAAAACCGTCTTTTCcctttttcaacaactcGATCTCGTGCTTTAACAATCCAATCTCAATCAATAAGTTTGTCTTGTTGCCGAAACTgataattttcaacaagTTTTCGTTTTCCTGTTGCAATTGTGTTAAACGATGGACTAGTTTGTGGCTCAACTCTTCGACGTCATAGTTTTCGCTATTTGCAACTAACACTGCCTCGAGTCGTTGGTTGGTTTCCTGTAACTCCGTTGACTTTTCCTGCAATGTTTTCAGCAAATCCTGGAATAGTTGGTAGTGGTTTTTCGGTGCCATAAACGTTGGTGGCTGGTCGGTCTTGGTCATGATACTTATCTGGTCCGTCAAgtttttgatgatttggtTTTTCAAGATCAACTCGCCCTTGAGTTTGTTATAGTCTTCCTGCAACATTTCGAAGGAGTCGTCTTTGCGGTAGTACGGGATATAGCTAGGGGCGTTGATCATGGTATTTTTCATGTACTTGTTGGCGCTGCTATCGATTGAGGAGTATGGTGTTTCATCTTTGGTTGGTGGGAAGGTTTCTGATCTGACTAGGGGGTACCGATTGGCATACGATTCTTCTTTGCCTAGCGGCTGGAACGAAGTGCCTACTTGTCGGCTGGTCGATGACCAGAACTTGTTGCGGTAATCAGCAGAGTCGTTAGACAGCATAGGGGTGAGGttggttgtaaaaaaaaaaagaaaaagtgtatatttttttctataCAAAATTTTGTCCTAGCATTTGTTGTAATAGCTGCCCATTTGGTGTGTTTAACACCGTGTCTGGCAACTTTAATATCCTGTCCTCTAAATTTTTGCCACATAAAAAGTCAATTACCACATCTGTGAAGTGGTTGCAGTTGTTTGTGAATAAGTTGTAGTTGACGGCGTGGTACTTCATTTCGTCGTGGTTCTTTAGTTCGTTGATGAAGTCGTTGAGCAACTCGTCGTCCACCCCGGTTGTGCCAATCTCTAATACTTCGATGGGTGTACCGTACTTGGTATGGCCCGGTGGCGAGTTGACCTTAATTCCTTGGTCGAGGTAGTACTCTTTGTTTCGGATAACCACCGAGGTGTGGTAGATGGCGTCTATCAGAATGCCCAAGAGCATGGGCGAGTAGACTCTGGCTAGGCCCTGTGATAAGTCGTACACATATACTTGCACTGTGTCTTCAGTCATGTTTGCGGGTAGTGTTTGCGTAATTTATAAAAGTGtcacaacaaaaaaaaatttttttctttttcttttcaccAACAGTTATGCTCTAGCCATGGCATATACAGATGAGATTCAACTATATAAAACCAAACTTGATGATATTTTAGCGAAAAAGTATATTGACCAGTCGTTATTGGTTGGGTTTACTGCGTCGTTGCAAGCCAAGTTTTATGGGTGGATTGTTGCCGACTTGGATAGGTACCACCACAATTTGGGGTTGCCGTTTCGTACcattgatttgtttgagACGTTGTGGGCAGATTTTCATTCGCCGATTATCAAGTTTTTCCAGCACCAGCATGCCGTTGTGTTTGAAGAgattaacaacaacctcAAAGAGTGTCAACGGGAAGGGAAACCGGGGAGTTTTAAAGTCAAGCCAGTGGAGATGAGGAAGATTAACGATAGTTTTATCAAGTTTATCAAGGATGTGTTTGGGTTTTATTCGAAATTGCTAAAGTATTTTGTTACGCACTATAGGAACTCGTACTTGCCAAAGAAGTTTATGGAGTCGTTTAATTTTACGGTCGAGAAACTGGCGGTGTATTGTGCTGACGATAATTTCCAGGCCAATGTATTGTACCTCGTGCACAGGTGCTGTTTGTCGTTGGGGGATATACACCGACACCGGACATTTATAGAGACGAGTTTTGTCACGCCGGCGTCGTCGAACAGAGAGTATTTCCGGATCCGGTCAAGCACTGACAAGACGTTTTTGTTTCCGGCGTACTCCAAGGCGTTGCAGTACTACCATTTGTGCATTATGTTGTTGCCGGCGTTGAACGAGCCGTATAACCATATTGGGGTGATCTACAACTTGGTCGATGAAAAGTTTACTGCCGTATACTGGTTTTTGCGGTCGCAGTTTACGCGGATCCCAGACTACAAGTTGGGGCTTGCCAATTTGACCAAGTTGTTGCAGAAACACTGGTTTACGACGGCGTTGGTGGATATTGTCAAGTCGACGCCAGAACGGCGCTTTAGCAACACCAGGATAATGAATGTGTACTTGGTGTGTTTGATTGGGTATATATATTGTCCGGAAAAGTACAAGAGTGGCCCCAATATTGTCAAGAAGATTCTGTTTTCTAAGATTGAGACAGACTTTTTCAAGATGTTGGACAAGAATTTTGAGGAAGAGGTGGTGTTGCAGCAGCTTGTGGTGGCGTTTTCGTTTTTAAAGTTGGATGGCCAAGAAAAGTTAGTAAAGTTTACGTTTAGGTTTGTGGAGAGGGTATTGGGGTGTTTGAAAACCCAGGAGTCGTTGGTGATTCTAAGgtttttgttgaatgtATTGCGTGAGAACCAAGAGTTTTTGAAGGTGTTTCAGTCGCGGAAAAAGTGTGTGGTGTACTTGTGTGCGGTGTTGAATAAGTACTACCAGGAGGTTAGTCACCGCCCGACGCGTGCCTACTATTTCTGGGAGGATGTGCATTTCCGGGACTTTTCGTTGATCAAGTACCAGTTTAAGGATTTTAGAGACGATGGGATATTTGAGGCGAATGATATAGATGTGTTGGTCGGGGATTATGCGGGAGATAGACTGAATGAGAATGATCTACGTGCTAAGGCGGTGTTGGTGCTAGGCAAGAAAATATTAGGTGGGGCCGAAGGGTATGAAGTGAAGGAGGCCGATAAGTTGTCTATCAAGAGACGCGACCAGGCTGTGGTGGTGCCGCAGTCTCTTGAAGAAATCCAGCTGCTTATATCGAACCAGGCAAAGGAACTTTGTATGGACATTGACCAAGGCATGCAAAATATGGTTGACAAACTAGTAGAAGATGATCCGATCTGGTGATGTCAAAACGTGTAGGATATATTTCGCGTGTATACGACcgaaaaaattttttttctttttaacgcaccactttttttttttctctctctaACCATGGACGCTGAAATCAAGCATAGGAACTCGGACAAGACGTTCAAGTTTGTCACTCCCCCAGCAGACTCGTCTATTGAAGTGTTGAATGATTTTTACTGGACAGATACTGATGAGCCACATGTGGCCAGGAGAAAGATGATTCTTCAAAAGTATCCTGAGGTTACGAAATTGACGGGCCACGAGCCCAAGACCAAGTGGTATGTTATGGGGGTGGTGTTGTTACAGCTTGGGATTGCCTACTACCTTAGACACACGCCGGTTTTTTCATGGAAGTTTTTGACGTTGGCGTATGTTATTGGAGCCACAGCCAACCAGGCGATTTTCCTTGCCATTCACGAGTTGTCCCACAACTTGTTGTTTAGAAAGCCGTTGCACAATAAATTGTTTGCTGTGTTTGCCAATATTCCTATTGGGGTGCCATACTCGGCCTCGTTCCAGCCATACCACCAGTTGCACCACAAGTTTCTTGGTGACATGTACTTGGATACTGATTTGCCTACTGAATATGAAGGGAGGTTTTTGTCGAGCATGCCTGGCAAGTTGTTTTTTGCGATATTCcagattttcttttatgCGTTGAGACCGATGTTTATTACTCAGATCAAGTTTACGTATGTGCATTTAGTGAATGTTGTGTTCCAGCTTATTTTTGATCATGTTATGGTGACATGCTGGGGGTGGAAGGCGTTGGGGTACTTTATTGTGAGCACGTTTTTGGCGGGGTCGTTGCACCCATGTGCTGGCCACTTTATTGCTGAGCATTATGTGTTGAATGAGAATAATGTGCCACGCCACCAAAAGATTGGCGGGACAAACATTTCGAAAGAGTTGTTGCCGGCCGAGACCTACTCGTACTATGGGACGTTGAACATGCTTACATGGAATGTTGGGTACCACAATGAGCACCATGATTTTCCATACATTGCGTGGACGAGGTTGCCAGAGTTGAGGCGAATTGCTGCAGAGTTTTACGATCCGTTGCCACAGGTTACGTCGTGGTGTGGAGTTATCTGGTGGTTTATATTCAATGATGTGAATACGGTATGGAATAGAGTTAAGCGTGAAGGTAAAGAGAAACACGGATATAGAATTAATAGGTTAGACGAGAACTAAAGACCCTTGATTATGCGAGAAATGTCGTCGATGTCAGAGCTGAGCTTGGCCTGGACAGCAGCAAGTAGTTCATCTTTGGTGACCAACTCACCTTCGTTTTCCTCTCCCTGGCCCAACACTTTGATTCGTAATTGGCCTTGTGGGTACTCTTCTTTACCAAGAATGACAGCTAATTTGGCGCCGGCCTTTTCGGCGGCATCGAATTGTTTACGAATGTTGGCTTTGGATTTGTACAAGTACTCGGCGTTGATCCCAGCTTTCCATAACTTGTTGGTGATTTCcattctttcttttaagAACCCGTTCCAGCCTTCGCCGCCGCCAAATGCCATAACAAACACGTCAGTGTGGTTGGCGGAGATGTTGTTGAGATTGGCACGGTTCTTGATGATGGAGAATAATCTCTCAACACCAAACGATACACCAACACAAGGGATGGATTTACCGTTGGAGAACATACCCACTAAATTGTCGTAACGGCCACCAGCAGCGATGGACCCGACACCGACATATGCCGATGCGTCATCGTCTTTGGATTTAGCTTTTAATTCGGTAGCGTTTTCTGGTGGTGCTGAGGCGGCAGTAACAGCTTCGTAGATTAAACCAGTATAGTAGTCCAACCCTCTAGCCAATGACAAGTCGAACGACAAGTATTGGGTGATATCGAATGCGTCAACGTAGTCGGCCAAGATTTGCATTTCCTCGATTCCTTTTTGTGCTGAGTCGTTGGACTTGAGGATTTCACTCGATTGCAAGTACTCCAACACCTCACGAATTGACCCGTTGTGTTTGACAAACTCACCGATCTTGTCGGCGACTTCTTCTGGTTGACCTTTTTCGACGaccatttcttttttgaccACTTCCCATGGCGATTTGTCGAGTTTGTCGACTGCAGAGGAAATCTTTCTcacatcttcttctttaacCCCACATGCTTGGAAGATACCATCTAAAATTTTTCTATGGTTGAGTTTCACTTTAAAGTCTTGGATTCCCAATCCATTTAACCCATCACACAATAATGCCAAGATTTCTGAGTCTGGGACCATTGTGTCGTAGTTTCCGGCAATATCGAAATCGCATTGGTAAAACTCTCTCATTCTCCCTTTGGTCATGGCTGGCTGGTCTCTTCTGTAGACTTTGGCAATGTGGTATCTTTTGATGCTGGCGATATTGTTGCATGCGACGAATCTGGCGAACGGAACAGTCAAGTCGTATCTCAAGGAAGTGAGTTCTCCACCTTGGTCTTCTAAGTTGTAGATCAATTTCGAGTCTTCACCGTATTTTCCAGTCAATATTTCTCTCAATTCGAAAACGGGTGTGTCGATGGTTACACCACCGTGCTTTTTGAATAGAGTCGATAATGTCCCGAAGATGGCCTCTCTGAGGACCATATCTTTGTCGGCCCAGTCTTTGGTACCCTTTGGTGTTTTCAATACAAAGTCTTGAgcttttccttttttggGCTTGGTGGCAGTCATGAGTAGTCGTTTGATCATGGAGATgtgatgaaaatttttttgcaaagattttttttttcagaaaAAGTTTGTGCGAAAGCAGAGACGATCTCTGAATGGTGGTCATTTTTGATGGCAGTGATCTCTAGAGAACCGATACAAGAGTGTGAAGACTTTACTTCCCACTAAATGGCAAACCAGTAAAATAATACGTATAATAAATTCTAAAGAGTTGACTCGCTCAGTCTggattgatgatattgtgTTGCTTCATGAGCATGGGGCCAAATGCTGAGAGGCATTAGCAGCAGCACATAAATTGTTACAGGGAGTTTTACAGTGAATAATATTATATAGCTGTACACATATTAACAATCAATATACAACGCTAGAGCTATTACAGACAGATTTGGAAGAGAAACAGCGTATTCAAGGACGGTGGGATACTAGTAGCGAGGCCAAGAAGCGACATCCAACGACTATAAATTGAGGaagagcaaaaaaaatttcaccTACTGTTcgctttttcttcttctccatATAACTTTGAggaaaatataattgaaacCATCTTCTCCTGGGGAAGAGGAAAGGCTTTGGGTCTTTAGTTCATCCGTTAGTTCATTTAAGGTTATAGGTCTTCCATATGGAAACAAAAAGGTCAAATGATTGATTTTACCAGGTTTCACAGAGTATTTCTACTAACAGTGAATAGGTTTAGCAGAGTAATAGAATGATGTTTATTGTTATAGAACTGAACATGTAGAGGGCTTAACCCGACAAGACGTATGAGCTGATGATTCTACAAATATTTGTTCACCTTTGACATGCTCTCAATTGGCGACTTCTTAGTTGAAGTGATGAAACCTAATACTTCAAGTTTACTTCACCCGGACTGGTAGAACAATAAAGATGTTATCTGGACGTATCTGTAGAAAAGTCTGTAAAAGTTTTAAGCTGATCAAACGATTAAAGACTTTTTGGTCAAGAATTTAGTCAAAATTTccaccaaaaaataatcaccTCAGGATARTTGTTGTAGAGTCGACTGACTCAAGTAAAGAACRGATTGCAATTTAAAGTAGTTGGCCCGTTAAGCTAGCTCAGTAATGTGTGACATAATTGGTGATTTGGTGYATCTACGGTTAGAACTTGTTGAASAGAATAAACACTTGAAATATATAACtataaaatatttcttttcttacTCCTGTACTATCTGTATATGTCTTGTAGAACAGAGCCCCTAATTACCAAACTGGTTTAAAAAGCTGTCTACATCAAACTCTTCATTTACGTGGTCGCCATTGTCGAGCAATGTCATGTTCAACCCGTCTAGTATCAGCTCGTCGTTTTCAAGTATGTTGTTCATGTCCAAGTTGTTGTCTGTGGTGGCAGGTACTTTGTCGTCCAATTTTAGGTCCTCGTAGTCCATGTTGGACAAGATGTCTTCGTCGTTGGTATTGTCGTTGATGTCAAAGCCAATAAAGTCGTCAAAGTTGTCAAACTTTTGTGGGGCGGCCTCCTCTGCTTTCTTTGCTGCTTCTTCTGCTTTCTTTGCTTCCTCTGCTTTCTTGGCCTCTTCTGCCTTCTTTGCTTCCTCTGCTTTCTTTGCTTCCTCTACTTTCTTTGCCTCCTCTGCCTTCTTGATTTCCTCTGCTTTCTTGGCCTCCTCTGCCTTCTTCTTGGCCTCTTCTTCACGTTTCTTTCTTGCCGCTTCTTCTTTGACTTTCAATTCGTcatgtttctttttcttttcaaccATAACGCCGAGACACCACTCTGCATCATTGAGTTTCGACACTGTTTGGTCTAGAATAGCATGGAAGTTTTGGATTTCGCCGTTGAGCAGTTGGGTTATGGATTTTTGGATTAGTTCGTTGTTGGGGCTAGTTATCACATTGCTTTGCTTTCTGTTTTGGTCGATTATCTCAAATATGTATCctgatgatttcaatatctcGTCGAGTGAGTTATGTAATCTTGTTTGGAGGTTTTCTGGCATGGTGGGGGGAAATAAAGGTGTGATAAAATTATTCTTGTTGGTTTATGCGACGTTTGTGTCAGGGAAATAMCACCTTGATATATAGGGACATCTACACCCAGAGTGTAGACGGAGACACGACCTCCGAAGGATCGGTCTGTTGAGGAAGTATATATCTACATACGCACACATAGTGATTAATATACTATCAAGTGTTCACTGATACTCAGATTCCATTAATATAAGTYGTRCGTATTAGGTCAASattggtgaaaaatttgcaCTCATCGAGAGCCGGGAATTAGTATAAAMagaagagaaaagaaaggtATTTAGGATATAGAGACCGAGTTTCAGTAGACACTTTTAGTGGGCGTAAACTTTATTTACTCTGTTTTTTGCTTATTAMAAATAATCCCTATCGTGTACTAGGACTAATTCTCACGAATATTCCGTGtatacaaacaataaaaactTTCAAAAACAGTTCACTTTSCACCACAGATGTATCCAACACATTGACGTTGTTTGTGAACAAGTAGTCATTGGAATCCCGTGATRGYTCTGTTCAATTTGACGGAGCAGCAGATCATCCAATTGTCTTCTAACAACAGGGKCAGAGTCTTCATCAACTAGRGCAAWTAT from Candida albicans SC5314 chromosome 5, complete sequence encodes the following:
- the MUM2 gene encoding Mum2p (Protein similar to S. cerevisiae Mum2, a protein essential for meiotic DNA replication and sporulation; induced by alpha pheromone in SpiderM medium; transcript regulated by Tup1); amino-acid sequence: MSSNDSADYRNKFWSSTSRQVGTSFQPLGKEESYANRYPLVRSETFPPTKDETPYSSIDSSANKYMKNTMINAPSYIPYYRKDDSFEMLQEDYNKLKGELILKNQIIKNLTDQISIMTKTDQPPTFMAPKNHYQLFQDLSKTLQEKSTELQETNQRLEAVLVANSENYDVEELSHKLVHRLTQLQQENENLLKIISFGNKTNLLIEIGLLKHEIELLKKGKDGFVL
- the DES1 gene encoding Des1p (Putative delta-4 sphingolipid desaturase; planktonic growth-induced gene), with the protein product MDAEIKHRNSDKTFKFVTPPADSSIEVLNDFYWTDTDEPHVARRKMILQKYPEVTKLTGHEPKTKWYVMGVVLLQLGIAYYLRHTPVFSWKFLTLAYVIGATANQAIFLAIHELSHNLLFRKPLHNKLFAVFANIPIGVPYSASFQPYHQLHHKFLGDMYLDTDLPTEYEGRFLSSMPGKLFFAIFQIFFYALRPMFITQIKFTYVHLVNVVFQLIFDHVMVTCWGWKALGYFIVSTFLAGSLHPCAGHFIAEHYVLNENNVPRHQKIGGTNISKELLPAETYSYYGTLNMLTWNVGYHNEHHDFPYIAWTRLPELRRIAAEFYDPLPQVTSWCGVIWWFIFNDVNTVWNRVKREGKEKHGYRINRLDEN
- a CDS encoding uncharacterized protein (Protein with a predicted pleckstrin homology domain; induced by alpha pheromone in SpiderM medium), producing the protein MSSPPPFHFEKQSVLPSSDPKSPFFCNLPFYESKPIDHLIDFFKYWKYFIKAILYYFKEIALVKELEANLNYQLINAVQFPGFKDLPNKILQEISASNNAGVVSPKNGTPTNELKKTLSNTSIATTTSEKRPGLFKQKSNGGNNPFLKSNPLHKRNSSLTSIKSQSGPPTPPPTQPSGFVLPPAPKAEPTNDVKIPASFFPDDSIYTNFPSLLLSSHHTLFNNSFKLTKELNSKLIPRLEMLLKQLSHKIKEIKTSLKNDSFANKDLLKEISKTGQALRRYTSAVELYCGEVPVTKKYVDDEEELAALDDPLLVKLQVDYRLKNQLIMENYMFASYLNLQGIARDLFTYILKELHWVIDKFGKLHFNSEYHQFLKTKVSNSSTHDWQYFISHNPCFINTAESTEENPKRENRTFKAIQLPYDNSVQNKCIRFGMMYKKSKVMKSYTRCYYVLSCNYLHEFKFDEDVNVTGKKSKDKIGGFIGHDTEPIKSYNLNEYTITPKNDSSYKFVLSKNNTKSKRTFKCATESDYNNWFRDLSELLKFGSDHYARYSFIQKKVHLYRASTVPEGKAGLKLDLGNASTPALTGMFTPSIRTPKQSPSEDNPFENMLSDIPTHSPTGTPKVLTPEQSSTNLVAVDTQHHEYLKLQNAFLHQQQELLDMKMKETSSFDLIQKKLDKIHEHQSPYLSTKGSSDSLNSFVIPSQAVPAAQQVIDDHLKHHSDKPIVFNLGEAADANAEGSTPPIPTVLISENH
- the PEX4 gene encoding E2 ubiquitin-protein ligase peroxin 4 (Putative peroxisomal ubiquitin conjugating enzyme; regulated by Sef1, Sfu1, and Hap43; rat catheter biofilm induced; Spider biofilm induced); translation: MAEKRLFKEYNQYQKHLPQLNNDQIVSLSPLSPDKNILLWEATIAKPTRKDSPYYYGGQWKLSINVPTSYPIDPPTIKFVTPIVHPNINLGSGEICLDILKKESWSPAWNLEHLVVAILMLLDQPEPDSPLNIDAANLYRQDKVAYESIVQFNIWKHNNFYSAFVRDTSGVRSL
- the EST1 gene encoding Est1p (Telomerase subunit; allosteric activator of catalytic activity, but not required for catalytic activity; has TPR domain), with the protein product MFAGSVCVIYKSVTTKKNFFLFLFTNSYALAMAYTDEIQLYKTKLDDILAKKYIDQSLLVGFTASLQAKFYGWIVADLDRYHHNLGLPFRTIDLFETLWADFHSPIIKFFQHQHAVVFEEINNNLKECQREGKPGSFKVKPVEMRKINDSFIKFIKDVFGFYSKLLKYFVTHYRNSYLPKKFMESFNFTVEKSAVYCADDNFQANVLYLVHRCCLSLGDIHRHRTFIETSFVTPASSNREYFRIRSSTDKTFLFPAYSKALQYYHLCIMLLPALNEPYNHIGVIYNLVDEKFTAVYWFLRSQFTRIPDYKLGLANLTKLLQKHWFTTALVDIVKSTPERRFSNTRIMNVYLVCLIGYIYCPEKYKSGPNIVKKISFSKIETDFFKMLDKNFEEEVVLQQLVVAFSFLKLDGQEKLVKFTFRFVERVLGCLKTQESLVILRFLLNVLRENQEFLKVFQSRKKCVVYLCAVLNKYYQEVSHRPTRAYYFWEDVHFRDFSLIKYQFKDFRDDGIFEANDIDVLVGDYAGDRSNENDLRAKAVLVLGKKILGGAEGYEVKEADKLSIKRRDQAVVVPQSLEEIQSLISNQAKELCMDIDQGMQNMVDKLVEDDPIW
- a CDS encoding uncharacterized protein (Putative transcription factor containing a Zn(2)-Cys(6) binuclear cluster), coding for MTEDTVQVYVYDLSQGLARVYSPMLLGISIDAIYHTSVVIRNKEYYLDQGIKVNSPPGHTKYGTPIEVLEIGTTGVDDELLNDFINELKNHDEMKYHAVNYNLFTNNCNHFTDVVIDFLCGKNLEDRILKLPDTVLNTPNGQLLQQMLGQNFV